One Lycium barbarum isolate Lr01 chromosome 5, ASM1917538v2, whole genome shotgun sequence genomic window carries:
- the LOC132641673 gene encoding pentatricopeptide repeat-containing protein At1g22960, mitochondrial has translation MTLYVFRASKFIIPKSNLNHFTICLSFYSSLQHFQYPSHIKITTFNTHRCNNNNNNVENPFQDSNFQNLVLKKNQEREDYCIDSLIYDSDLLVKILNSIRYRPNVALRLFRWVEVQKGFKYSEFSLCTILDILIQNGWMKSAYWVVERVISSNMDKVVDLLVDGYLNLKVSVEILNLLLRVYTKKNANLEQCLLVFEKMLRNEVLPDVKNCNRILRNLRDRNLVAKSREVYRMMGEYGIKSTIITYNTMLDSFCREGEVQQALDLLSEMQRKECYPNDVTYNILINGLSKKGEFDHAKGLIGEMLNKGLKVSAHTYNPLIHGYCAKGMIVEALGLGEEMEVKGVSPNVSTFNTFIYALCREGQASEARHWFSVMLKKNLAPDVISYNTLIYGYCRLGHTNEGFSLLRDLRRRGLFPTVVTYNMIMDGLCRKGHLEDAKQLKKEMMRSGISPDVFTYTILVHGSYKAGNLPMAKELFDEMLQRGLEPDCIAYTTRIAGVLRLGDILKACKLQEEMSAQGFPPNIIIYNVFVDGIAKLGNLEEATELLQKMVGDGLMPDHITYTSVIHAYLEFGYLKKARELFDEMISKEISPTVVTYTVLIHAHAGKGRLELAHMYFSEMQQKSILPNVITYNALINGLCKYRRVNEGYRYFAEMKARGIVPNKYTYTILINENCDLGNWQEVFRLFKEMLDNGIQPDSFTYSAMLKNLGKDSTSHAIEYLDFILLGDEADEGTAEAES, from the coding sequence ATGACCCTTTATGTTTTTAGAGCTTCTAAATTCATTATACCCAAATCAAATCTCAATCATTTCACCATTTGTCTTTCTTTTTATTCATCTTTACAGCACTTTCAATACCCATCTCATATAAAAATCACAACTTTCAATACCCATagatgtaataataataataataatgttgaaaaTCCCTTTCAAGATTCAAATTTTCAGAATTTagttttgaaaaaaaatcaagaaagggAGGATTATTGTATTGATTCTTTAATTTATGATTCTGATTTATTGGTTAAGATTCTTAATTCAATTAGATATAGACCAAATGTTGCATTGAGATTATTTAGGTGGGTTGAAGTGCAAAAAGGGTTTAAGTATTCCGAGTTTTCGTTATGTACTATTCTTGATATTTTAATACAGAATGGTTGGATGAAATCTGCTTATTGGGTAGTAGAAAGAGTGATTAGTAGTAATATGGATAAAGTTGTTGATTTATTGGTTGATGGATATTTGAATTTGAAGGTATCTGTTGAAATACTCAATCTTTTATTAAGAGTATACACGAAAAAGAACGCGAATTTGGAGCAATGTTTGTTAGTTTTTGAGAAGATGTTGAGGAATGAAGTGTTGCCTGATGTGAAGAATTGTAATAGGATTTTGAGGAACTTAAGGGATAGGAATTTAGTTGCGAAATCGCGAGAAGTGTATAGGATGATGGGTGAGTATGGGATAAAGTCGACGATTATTACTTATAATACGATGTTGGATTCGTTTTGTAGAGAAGGCGAAGTACAACAGGCTTTGGATCTTTTATCGGAAATGCAGAGAAAGGAATGCTATCCGAATGATGTTACGTATAATATCTTGATTAACGGGTTGTCCAAGAAAGGAGAATTTGATCATGCTAAGGGTTTGATTGGAGAGATGTTGAATAAAGGATTGAAGGTTTCGGCTCATACGTATAACCCTTTAATTCACGGTTACTGTGCTAAGGGAATGATTGTCGAGGCATTAGGTCTTGGAGAAGAAATGGAGGTAAAAGGAGTTTCGCCTAATGTATCGACTTTTAATACGTTTATTTACGCACTTTGCCGGGAAGGGCAGGCAAGTGAAGCGAGGCACTGGTTTTCTGTCATGTTGAAGAAGAATTTGGCACCGGACGTAATCTCGTATAATACTTTGATTTACGGGTATTGTCGGTTGGGGCATACTAATGAGGGTTTTTCGTTATTACGTGATTTAAGGAGGAGGGGACTTTTTCCTACGGTAGTCACGTATAATATGATTATGGATGGACTCTGTAGAAAAGGTCATTTAGAGGATGCTAAGCAGCTGAAAAAAGAAATGATGAGATCCGGTATCTCCCCTGATGTATTTACTTACACTATTCTTGTTCATGGTTCGTACAAGGCAGGAAATTTACCGATGGCAAAAGAACTATTCGATGAGATGTTACAGAGGGGTTTGGAGCCAGACTGCATTGCTTACACAACTCGAATAGCAGGTGTACTGAGGCTGGGTGACATATTGAAGGCGTGCAAACTACAAGAGGAAATGTCAGCACAGGGATTCCCTCCAAATATAATTATCTACAATGTATTTGTCGATGGTATTGCGAAGCTCGGTAATCTAGAAGAAGCAACCGAGTTGTTACAGAAGATGGTTGGAGATGGCCTTATGCCTGACCACATAACATATACCAGTGTAATTCATGCATACCTAGAATTCGGGTATCTAAAAAAAGCCAGAGAGTTGTTCGATGAGATGATAAGCAAAGAGATCTCTCCAACAGTTGTAACATACACAGTGCTAATTCATGCACATGCTGGTAAAGGGAGGCTTGAACTTGCACATATGTATTTTTCAGAGATGCAACAGAAGAGCATTTTGCCAAATGTGATTACTTACAACGCACTGATAAATGGACTTTGCAAGTATAGAAGAGTAAACGAGGGTTACAGGTACTTTGCTGAGATGAAAGCAAGAGGAATTGTCCCTAATAAATATACCTACACCATTTTGATAAATGAGAACTGTGATTTGGGTAACTGGCAAGAGGTTTTTAGACTGTTCAAAGAAATGTTGGATAACGGAATCCAACCTGATTCTTTTACATACAGTGCGATGTTGAAAAATCTCGGCAAAGATTCTACATCACATGCCATAGAATACCTTGACTTTATACTTTTGGGTGATGAAGCTGATGAAGGCACTGCCGAAGCAGAGAGTTGA